One Pecten maximus chromosome 16, xPecMax1.1, whole genome shotgun sequence DNA window includes the following coding sequences:
- the LOC117344502 gene encoding uncharacterized protein LOC117344502 produces MESVNRGRKSNWTGEEEVMLVEEVSNSESLLFGRHDGASRTQQTKSKVWQDIANRLNARNTSLQRKVPEIKKKYQNIKQKAKEKRSGLLHPKTGGGKKPASPTVPERLVLQNLEGRPSLCGLSEGIDTAVPLSPGFINILPTYSGVDMDMPITYISPAASQATHTDGLTAPHTATSTCTSSKQKKDLSDEVLLEELARVKDARNLILERIELVKIQKHLAILQIKAIEPSFEE; encoded by the exons ATGGAATCTGTCAACAGAGGGAGAAAGTCAAATTGGACCGGGGAGGAGGAGGTTATGCTCGTTGAAGAGGTTTCCAACAGCGAATCTCTGCTGTTTGGAAGGCACGATGGCGCCTCCAGGACACAGCAGACGAAGAGCAAAGTTTGGCAAGACATTGCCAATCGCCTGAATGC CAGAAACACATCACTGCAGAGAAAGGTGCCggaaattaaaaagaaataccaAAACATCAAGCAGAAAG cAAAAGAAAAAAGATCAGGATTACTGCACCCAAAGACTGGTGGTGGCAAGAAACCAGCTTCACCAACAGTGCCAGAAAGGCTGGTATTACAGAACCTGGAGGGAAGACCAAGTCTCTGTGGACTCTCTGAAGGAATTGACACTGCTG tGCCTCTTTCACCTGGGTTTATCAACATCCTACCAACTTATTCAGGAGTTGATATGGATATGCCAATAACTTATATCTCCCCAGCAGCATCACAAGCCACACACACAGATGGATTAACAGCCCCACATACAGccacatctacatgtacatcatcaaaacagaaaaaagatTTGTCTGATGAAGTATTGTTGGAGGAACTTGCCCGAGTGAAAGACGCAAGGAATCTGATTCTGGAGAGGATTGAACTGGTCAAGATTCAGAAACATCTTGCTATTCTTCAAATTAAGGCAATTGAGCCTTCCTTTGAAGAATAA
- the LOC117344503 gene encoding putative nuclease HARBI1 — MPQVLGCIDGTFVRISTPRENEPDYVNRKGFHSLNVQMVCNNNFIITNCVARWPGSCHDSRVFRESQLCHDFENDLYSGFLLGDSGYPCRRYLMTPYNHTNDIRHRERFNGALCRTRVVIEQTFGILKRRFSCLSIGLRTNPNRACKYIVACAILHNIGILRQDIVSETVDDLVVQGPDVLEHNHLNENGFGIRENMARNLFS, encoded by the exons ATGCCACAGGTATTGGGATGCATTGATGGGACATTTGTCAGAATATCTACACCAAGAGAAAATGAACCTGACTATGTCAATAGAAAAGGATTCCATTCTCTGAATGttcag ATGGTCTGCAACAACAACTTCATCATAACCAACTGTGTGGCCCGTTGGCCTGGTTCATGTCATGACTCAAGAGTGTTCCGAGAAAGTCAGCTTTGTCATGACTTTGAAAATG ACCTATACAGTGGATTCCTGCTAGGGGACTCAGGCTACCCTTGCCGCAGGTATTTGATGACACCATACAATCACACCAATGATATTAGACACCGGGAGCGATTCAATGGAGCATTGTGTAGAACAAGAGTGGTCATCGAGCAGACGTTTGGAATTTTGAAGAGGCGCTTCAGCTGCCTATCAATTGGTCTGAGAACAAACCCAAACAGAGCATGCAAATATATTGTGGCATGTGCCATATTGCACAACATAGGTATCTTAAGACAAGATATAGTATCAGAAACAGTTGATGACCTAGTAGTACAAGGCCCAGATGTTCTGGAACATaatcatttaaatgaaaatggaTTTGGGATAAGAGAGAACATGGCAAGAAACCTTTTTTCTTAG